The Vibrio syngnathi DNA window CAGCACGCTTGGATTCTTACCCTCAATTGCTGACAGAGCTTGATGTAACTCGGCGATGCCTTGCTCTTGTCCGTTTTGAATCAAGTAGCCCATAGCACTCAAGTGAACGCCAGTTGGTTCTTTGGTTGAACGCCCTTTACGCAGCGGTGCCATGCCAATGAAACATCCATAAACAGCACGAGTCAGCGCCACGTAAATCAAACGTAGGTCTTCTGCTAATCGCTCTTTGTCGGCTTGTGCTAAGGCACTGTCGCTACCAGTAATATCAAGTACTGTGGTATCTGAATCGTGATCGTAGAACTTACCTTCACTCGCTTCACGGTAACTCGCGACAAACGGCAAGAATACTAAATCATATTCCAGACCTTTCGACTTATGAATCGTAACGATTTGAACCAAGTTTCTTTCTGATTCAAGGCGTTGGATGTCATCATCGCTTCCACCTAAACCATTTTGCGCATCTGATATCGCTTCTGCTAGCCAACGTAACAAGCCATAGTCGCTGTCGAGCTCCTGCCTAGCTTGTTGCAACAGTTCGCCAATGTGCATCAAATCAGTGAGTGAGCGCTCACCATTTTCTTCTTCTAGTAAGCGTTCCGCGAGGTGCCTTTTACTGATCACGCTGCGAAGCATTGGTAATACGCCACGTTGCAGCCACAACTTACGATATTCTCGGAATTCGTTAACGACATTTTCCCAAACCACTTCATCGTTGTTGAGTTCATCCAATGATGCGGCATCCAAAGCAAACAACTCTGACGCTAAACTCGCACGCAATGCACGGTCATTTTCAGGCGTCAGCACCGCTTGCAGTAGGCGTTGAATGTCTTGTGCGACCAAGCTGGTGAACACGCTATCTCGGTTAGACAAATACACGCTCGCAATGCCTTGTTCCGACAACGCATTTTTAATTAGGCGACCTTCACTACCGGTTCGAACCAAGACAGCAATATCACCGGCATTCACGGCATGTTGTTTTTTACCGTTATCAAAATAGGCTTGCTGGTTTTGAGAAGCGGTCAGAATGGTTTGAATTTGACTCGCCGTCGCCTCAGCCATTGCCTTGTGATATTCGCCTTTCGGTAAGGGCTTATCTTCAGCATCTTGCAGCCAAAAGGTGAGTGCGTGCTGAGTTTCTCCGTTCATCACCCATTGGCGTTTATCGGCCGATGGACTGGCAGCAACGGGTAAGAATGGAATGTCTTGGTCGTAGATAAACGGGCTGTCCGAATTCATAAACACTTGGTTTACCGCGCTGACCATATCCGCACTCGAACGCCAGTTAGTGCCTAACGTATAGTGAGCACTAACTTGGTTTCTTGCCTTAATGTAGGTAAAGATATCCGCGCCACGGAAGCCATAGATAGCCTGCTTCGGGTCACCGATCATAAACAAGCCGCACTGCGGATTATCGAGATAGATTCGGCTAAAAATACTGTATTGCAGCGGATCGGTATCTTGGAATTCATCGATCATCGCCACCGGGTAAAGCGTGCGAATCCTTTCCACCAGCAATGATTGCTCATCCACATCAATCGACGCTGATAACTGAGTCAACAAATCATCAAACGATAACCACTGTTTCTGCTGTTTTGCCTTAGCTAACATGGTTCGACAATGAGTAATCGCATGTGCCAACAAAGGGGCTTTCAGGTCTGCAGGAGAACTTAAGAAGTCCTCAATCGCTTCGAAAACGGCGTGCTGAGGTGCCGTGCCTTTCGGTGTTTTTTCAATTAACGTGGCTTGTGAGAACTTCTCCAATTTATCTGGGAACTGGTAATCATTGGTGTCGCTCTGCGCCCATGCTGTTACCGCTTCTAACCAAGTAGGCAAAGACTTCTTAGTGTAGCTGCGCTTGTTCACATCTGAACCTGAAATCAAAGCCAAAAAGTCCGCTTCAGATTCACACCACAACGCCTTAAGTTGCTTCACTTTATCTAGGTTTTGATTGTGCAGAGTTTGCAAGTCACCCGACATTGCTTCCACAGTTAGCTTTAGTGGAGAGCCCGTCAGGTAGCGATTTACGTCAGCCAATAACGAAGCGGGAGAGCCCCAAATATTTCGCACTTCACCCGCCAGTTGAATTGGCAGCGGGTAAAACTGCTTACGCCAATAGTCAGCTACCACTTGCGCTTTAAGGTGACTTTCATCGGTCACAAATTCATTATCAAAACGGCTTCCAGACTCAAAGGCATTTTGAGTCAGCATACGCTGACAGAAGCCGTGAATGGTGTATACCGCCGCCTCATCCATTTGTCTTTCAGCATTGAGCAGAGTTTTCGCCGCACCAGCATGATCATCGATAGCTTGTAACAAAGGGGAAATCACTGGATCGTCACTTTGCCCGCGAGCAAACGCGATACGTGCATCATGGATTCGCGCACGGATACGATCGCGTAGCTCTGCCGTTGCGGCTTCAGTAAAGGTCACCACCAATATTTGGTCTACGGTTAGCTCCTCATGGTGTCGAGTAGCTTCCGTCAGATCGCCTTGCGGCGCAGCAGTTCCGTGCCCGAGCAGTAAGCGTAAATACAAGCCAGCAATAGTAAATGTTTTACCCGTACCCGCTGATGCTTCAATTAAACGCGCGCCATGAAGTGGAAACGTCATGGTATCAAGTGTTTGTGGAACGATTACCTGAGCACTGCTTGTGGTCGTCATGCCTTACTGCCTTCTTATAAATTAGTCTGTTACAAATGTGACCTAGCGTAGAAAACGTCATTCAATTTACGTCCTACGCCAATTTGTTAATAGTTAGTGCGATCTCTCTCACGGATCAATTCAGATCGCCTCGCTACTATGCGCCCACGAGTTCAGGAGCGCGTACGAGTTTTGTACTTTACGGCGTTACTTTGAACCACAGAATAATGGTCCCTCTGACCTGTGGCCGTACAGCGAACGCCCTACACTAATAATGATTTACTGGCGGCCACTTTATTTCCTGTACCTTGCTTTTCTTCACCTTGATTCCCTTCATCTTGAAAGCAGGCATCCCAAATGTTTACCAGCCACTCTCTTTCGTTTTTCATTAATTCAGCGATCCCGCTATTGATCTTGTCGATCACAGCCACCTACTCCTGATCTTCCAGATCGGCAGCAGCCAACCTTGCCGCCTGTAACACAAGCGTTGAATACATCCGTGACTCAGCAGCCAGTTCATCATCCCACTTAGACCAAATTCGAGAGATGTAAGTATCTCTGCCCTCGCCCGTAAAGGCGAAGCTGTCATTAAAGGTATCAGCCATTTTCTTAAGTGACTTTTCTTCGTCATCGACCCATTTACCACGACTAAAGCCCGCTTCAACACCAGCTAACGCCGTTTTCGGGAAGTAAGGTAATGGCGCTGTCATACCTTGATAAAACAGTCGCACTAACTCAGCCAGTAAACTCTTCGCCTGCTGTGCATCACCAATAGGCTGTAGCGTTTGGTGAACCACGCCCTCTTTTCTGTCGTAGCCAATAATATGGGTCGTCTTTCCGCGTCCCATCACTGCACAACATAGGTGATCAATCCACGCTGCCAAATAATCTTGAGAGCGTATTTTACCGCTACGGAAACGCACTAGACCCGATTGATAGTTTTGAGTTAACCAACCCATCAAACGAACAGGTTTGCCTTCGCCTAACACATCAAATTCGATATTCACTTCGAGATCTTGTTGCGGTGATCCGCTCACAAATCGAATCTCTTTGGCTAAGTCTTCCGCTTGAACACGGTTGGTTTCAAATTCGATATCACCAAAGGCGCCAACCGGTAATCTGCCCTGTGCTTTTTGCTCAGAGACAAACAATCGAACGGCTTCGTCTGCGCCTTCAGGGTGGTCCAGTAACACTTGCAACAAAGCATCCTTAAGTTGGAAACTCTCTAAACCATTAAGTACAAATGGCTCATCGTCTTCCATCACAGGAAGTGGCGGCTCAAACACCACTTTTAGACGGCGATTAAAGAAGTACTGCACTGGCAAACGCCAAAAACGCTGTAACTCAACCAAATCGAGTTCTAACGGGTACGACGCACCCAACAAATAGTCATCTAAGGCGCGATTAAATTCACCACTGCGTTCACCGGAACGGTTAGCCGCTGGAAGCCACTCTTTGGCGTAACTCAGCACATGGCTCGCATCACCTTGAGAAAACGCAGCAGGGCTGAACGGTGTCATGGTGTGTTCAAAGCTGATCGCTTGAGTCAGGTTGATGCCTGAATCATCACTTGGTAAGGCTTGGTCGTCACTCAAACAGTAATTCTGCTGGCAGTACTCTATCAACTCTGAAACGAGCACTGATGGCACTCGCTCGGTATTATCTTGAATTGAACGGCCGACATAGCTGATGTATAAACACTCTTGCGCCGACAACATCGCCTCTAAAAATAGATAGCGGTCATCATCACGACGAGAACGGTCACCCGGACGAGTGCGCCCTTTCATCAAATCAAAACCTTCTGGCGGCATTGAGCGAGGGTAAACACCATCATTCATGCCTAACAAACAGACGGTTTTGAACGGAATAGAACGCATCGGCATCAAGGTACAAAAGTTAACTTGGCCAGCTAAGAAACGCTGGCTAATACGCGCGCCAGATAACTTATTATTGAGATACTGGTAGATAATGCTTGGCGACAGTTCTTGTTCGTACAAGGCATCATCAAGCTGTTCGTTCAGTTGCGAAAGTGCATCGCGAATCGATTTGAGCACCACCTCGCCTTCTAGCTCCACTGCAAAGAAATCATCAATCATTTGCAGCAAGGTTTCACGCCACATATCGATAGATTGGGTTTCAGTTAAGCGTTGACGGTAATGGGCGATACGATCGATAAAGTGCGCTAACTTGCCAGCAAGTTCGGCGTTAATACCCTGAACTTCGTTATAAGCGGCAATCGGAGAGTGTTCAGTTTCAAATAAACCCGCAGAATCCGACATCGCATATCCTAAGAGCATGCGCTGAATACCGAATAACCAAGTATTTTGCTCGGTCGCAGGTAGATCAAATTCTGTTGCCGTTGAAGCATCGACACCCCAACGGATACCCGCTTCTTCAACCCATTGCTTGGCTTGCTCGAATTGAAACTCGTCAATACCAAAGCGCGCCATCATCGCTGGGATTTCTAATAGCTCTAGCAATTCAGAGGCTAAACAGCGCGTGTTCGGTAGCGCGACCAACTGCATGAAGGCGGTCAGAATTGGGCTTTCTTGGTCAGCCGTTCTATCAGAGATAGAGTAAGGGATATAACGCTCACCCGGAGCATTACCAAATACCGCCTGAATCGCTGGGCTATAGGCATTGATGTCAGACACCATCACAATGATATCGCGTGGTTTCAGGGTCGGGTCAGCATCAAACATAGCCAACAACTGATCATGAAGGACTTCAACCTCGCGCATTGGGCTGTGACACGCATGTACGGTCAGAGAGCGATCGCCAAGCTCAACCACCTGTTTATGGTTGCTGGAATCTAATATGTGGTCGTCTTGATGTTCTTCTAACTGGAGAATATCGGCTTGCAGTTGATGAAGCAGGTTATCCCTCTCAACATCAATAAAGAACTCATGCTCTTCGCTGTCTGATTGGGATAGTAAAAACAGGTTATCTCTGCCCAGCTTACCCATAGACGCAAGTAAACTATTACCCACGGCTTGGCTGGTATGCAATTCGTCTTCAACGTTGGCTTCAATGCCATCTTTCAATGGTGATACTTCGCCTTCTAGTTGAGGTAAACCATCAACCAACGCAAACTGCTTGCGACGCTGCGCTTCAACTCTTGCCAAATATTTACGGTCGCGAATATCGCCCCAGTAATGCTGGCAAGGGTTGGTAAACATCAAGTGCACATCAATCTGCTCGCCAAGTGCTTTCAACGCATCCATGTAACGAGGAGGCAGCGAAGAGATACCAAACACAAACAGACGCTTAGGTAAGTGTTGTAGCTGACCTTGTTGATTGGCTAACGCTTCAATAAAGTCGTGATACAAGTTACCACGGTGATACTTCGATTGGCCTTGAGACAGGGTTTGCTCATAGAGTGTCTTCCACAAAATTGGCTGCCAAGGATGTTCTTGTTGCCCCTCATCATCAATTAACTCGGCAACGGGCTCTCCCGCTTCCCACATCGCCATCCACTCCGGTCGATACACCAAGTATCCATCGAAGATATCGGCAATTTTCTCTGCCAATTGGTACAACTTCGAATCATCTTCGTCGTTTTCAAGGTAGCGTTGTAGAGGTAAAAAATCAGGGTGGTCAAGCTTAGCGGGTAGCAAACTCATCAGCTTCCACGTCATCGCTTCTTTGTTAAAAGCACTGCGTTTAGGTACATCAGGAAGCACTTGGGTAAACATATCCCAAATGAAGGTTGCTGGAAGAGGAAAGTCTATATTTGCTGCTACACCAAACTCTTTGGCGAGTTCCATCTTAAGCCATTGAGACATACCTGGGCTCTGAACCAAGATCTGCTCTTTTTCGAAAGGATTGGCTAAAGGGTCACTTTTGATTAAGTGAACGAGAAGGATTTTTAAAGTATCGACTTTATTGGAATGGTAAACAGTAAACAAAGTGCACTCACGCTAATCTTGCCACAATATAAAGCCAGATTAGCATAAGTGCCGAGTTTGGATTAGGAATATAAGCTTATGAAATACTGAAAACTTAAGGTCCGTTTATCTTTTGAACTATTGCTTCTTACAATCTACTGCCTACCGCGCTTAGAACACGGTGAGGTTTGTAATTCATGTAATAACGAATCGCCACATAACCCACTACAAACGTTGCCACAATCAATTCTAGATACGCTAGGTTGAAGACTTGATCCACATAGTGAGTTTCCACACCAACGGTTTGCATCCAAGCCGCCAATTTGAATAACGCCGTTGCACCAATCACGATTGGGAAGGTAAACGCCGCATAGCCAGGGCTGAATGGCAGACGAAGTAGTTTGAAAAACGCGATGTAGATAATAAACGTCATCAACACTGCAATGCCAAAGAGTAACCCAATGATCACTGGCGAAGGATTTGCCGTCACCGTGAGGTAGCCAGCTAAAGATAGACTTGCTGGTGCCGCCATAATAGCAATGGTTGGTTTTGCTGCGTCAGGCACTTCATGAGAGAAGATCAAACGGTAAATCATGAGCGGTAGCATTATGGCATAAACCAATAAGCCAAAGACTAAAGTCGCGTGAGCAACGGGTTCTAAGATCGGATTACCGGAAAAAGAAACGTCTGCCACGATAATACCGATTGGTGGCACAAACCAACTTGGCACCATGTGGTGAATCTCAAAGTTTTTAGCTCTGTGGTATAAGAAGCTCACCAAGAACACGACATGTAACGCTACCGAAGCGAGCCACACAGCTTCTTGTAAGAATTGAGATATTGGAGCCAATGAAGCAGACACCACCATACACCCCATCGCGAATGTGGGTACAACACTACCCACAACAGGATGTGCAAGGTCTTCACGTAATAAGTGGCCGTGAATCAAAAATTTTACGGCTAAAACAAGAAGTAATACCGCCGCAATGCCAGCACTGATCCACTGCACCAAACCCGGTGTGTGCAAAATACCTTGTGCGACTAAAACACCATCCCAACACCAGCCTAAACTTGCAATTGCGAGTGCTAACCCTGCCATGGGAGTTGGAGCTCCTGTTAATCTATATTTAATACGTTGAATCATGTCAGCCTCTCTTAAACCTAATTCACTAAACTTGTGAACTCATCAGCTTGTTGAAGCCATAATACGCTTGCGCTTCGTTAAACAATATCCAATTATATATAACAAGCGTTCATCAACACTGAACGAGACCTTTTCCACCAGCAGCGTAAAACTAGGAACCTGATGGCTAATATTTCAATCAAACAACTCAAAGTGTTTGTCACCATCACCCAACATTCGACGCTTACCGCCGCATCGGAAGCACTGTTTTTATCTAAGGCTGCTGTCAGCATGGCACTAGGCGAAATGGAAAAACAACTGGGTCACTCTCTATTTGACCGGGTTAATAACCGATTAATTCTCAATCAAGAGGGACAAAAGCTTCTTCCTTTGGCGGATGAGATATTACATCGTGCTGCTGGTATTGGTGTTTTGTTCCGAGACGACCAGCCTTTAAGTGGCAATTTAAAGGTTGGCGCGAGTGACACGATTGGTAATCAGGTCGCACCGTTTATTCTATCTGGCTTTCGCGAACTAACTCAGCATCAAGATCAGAGCTTATTCATTTCAAACAGTGCGCTGATCTGCCAAAAGTTGGTGGATTATGAACTGGATATCGCGCTAATTGAAGGAAAAACACTCCATCCGGAGTTGATCTCTAGCCAGTTCAGTAGCGATGAAATGTGTATTATTGTTAGTAATCAACACCCTCTCAATTCAAAAGAAAAAGTGATTTTAAGCGATTTAGAAGATAGTCATTGGATTTTACGTGAGTCTGGTTCAGGCACTCGCGAGTTTTTCCTGCGTGCCGTCGCACCACGCATCGAACATTGGTATGAATCCTTTGAGCTCAACACGACTGAGGCGATCATCAATTCTGTTTCTGCCAATCTTGGATTCGCGTGTTTATCACGGCTGGCTGCGCAACGAGCAATTGACTCAGGCCGAGTGAAAGCACTCGATGTCCCACTCGACATGAAACGACGTTTCTGGATGCTGGTCCATAAAGACAAATATCAAAGCCCGCTGCTGAAATCCTTCATGAGTTATTGTGAAGACTGGGCTACACATCAAGATTGAGGCCGCATTGTTAGGGCTCCAACTGGACTTTTAACATCAGAAACTGTATAAAAAGCCAGTAAAATTTATCAAACTTAGAGGATTAACCATGGCTGTTATCGTCAAGTACGTGGTCGAACGCAACGGAGAAGAGAAAATGACTTTTACCTCTAAAGCCGAAGCTGACGCATACGACAAAATGCTGGATATGGCTGATGAGCTTTTTGAACTATTAAGCAAAAGCGATTTAGTTGAAGATGAAGGCAAGCAAGAAGAGCTTGCAATGTACCTAGCGAAGAACAAAGAAGAAGTTCTTTACGCATTAGGTGCTAAGCGTAAACCAGCTCCGAAAAAAGAAAAGAAGCTTGAAGCTGTTGAAGACGCAGAAGAAGATGCCGCTTAATTAGCTGAAGTTTTCTAAAAAACGTCAATAATGTCTCTAATCAGAGTTCGTTATTGGCGTTTTTTTATACTTATCGAAATATAATGAACTCTGTTGATAGTCGAAATCGCTCTAAACATTCGCTTGCACAAAAGTGTGATAAAGTTCTAATCTATAGTCATCAGGTGATGGGGTTCCACCTAAGCTTTTGCTTCAACCGCCCGTTCTTTTGAACAGTGCTAATGACTCCTACAGAATCGAAAACAGGTAATACTGTTGGATGTATCGCTATTCCTCCATTTTGAAATGGACTTAGTCTATTAAGACCGAGCTCCATGACACCTTTGGATTATCGATACACAAGATCTGTAGTGAATTAGCCACACCTCTTCCAACACGTCCTGTTTTCTCAACGCCCTAGGTCTTCAATGACCCTAACAGTGAGAAAACATTATGCACTACTCTTCAGAAATTCAATCAATGTGCCCTATTCAAAGGGGTGATCTTCACACTTCAGCACCAATTCCAGTTGAAGGCGCTATGGTTAGTCCAAAAGACGTTATCGCTATTTCTGGCTTAAGCCATGGCGTCGGCACTTGTGCACCACAACAAGGTGCCGCAAAACTAACACTGAACGTAAAAAACGGCATCATCGAAGAGGCGCTAATCGAAACGATTGGTTGTTCAGGCATGACTCAATCAGCCGCGATGGCAGCCGAAATCCTCACCGGAAGAACCATTCTTGAAGCCCTAAATACTGACTTAGTGTGTGACGCTATTAACGTAGCAATGCGCGAGATCTTTCTGCAATTTGTTTATGGTCGAACTCAGTCTGCTTTCTCTGAAGGCGGTCTAGAAATTGGCGCCGCATTAGAAGACTTAGGTCAAACACAGCGCAGCCAAGTGGGTACCAGTTACTCAACTGCTGCGAAAGGCGTTCGTTACCTAGAGCTTGCCGAAGGTTACGTGACCAAGCTTGCACTTGATGACCACAGCGAAGTGATTGGCTACGAGTATCTCAACCTCGGCAAAATGATGAAGGCGATCAATCAAGGCGTGTCAGCCAATGAAGCTGCTGACCTTGCGACGGGTACTTATGGGCGCTTCGATGAAGCCGTTACCACTATTAACCCACGCCAACAGTAATTTTTGCCAATTTAGAGGAAAGATATGATGAACACTCAATTTAATGAATCAATAACTCGCGTATTGGCAGAAATGAACTTCGACTCTTTGG harbors:
- the recB gene encoding exodeoxyribonuclease V subunit beta; protein product: MTTTSSAQVIVPQTLDTMTFPLHGARLIEASAGTGKTFTIAGLYLRLLLGHGTAAPQGDLTEATRHHEELTVDQILVVTFTEAATAELRDRIRARIHDARIAFARGQSDDPVISPLLQAIDDHAGAAKTLLNAERQMDEAAVYTIHGFCQRMLTQNAFESGSRFDNEFVTDESHLKAQVVADYWRKQFYPLPIQLAGEVRNIWGSPASLLADVNRYLTGSPLKLTVEAMSGDLQTLHNQNLDKVKQLKALWCESEADFLALISGSDVNKRSYTKKSLPTWLEAVTAWAQSDTNDYQFPDKLEKFSQATLIEKTPKGTAPQHAVFEAIEDFLSSPADLKAPLLAHAITHCRTMLAKAKQQKQWLSFDDLLTQLSASIDVDEQSLLVERIRTLYPVAMIDEFQDTDPLQYSIFSRIYLDNPQCGLFMIGDPKQAIYGFRGADIFTYIKARNQVSAHYTLGTNWRSSADMVSAVNQVFMNSDSPFIYDQDIPFLPVAASPSADKRQWVMNGETQHALTFWLQDAEDKPLPKGEYHKAMAEATASQIQTILTASQNQQAYFDNGKKQHAVNAGDIAVLVRTGSEGRLIKNALSEQGIASVYLSNRDSVFTSLVAQDIQRLLQAVLTPENDRALRASLASELFALDAASLDELNNDEVVWENVVNEFREYRKLWLQRGVLPMLRSVISKRHLAERLLEEENGERSLTDLMHIGELLQQARQELDSDYGLLRWLAEAISDAQNGLGGSDDDIQRLESERNLVQIVTIHKSKGLEYDLVFLPFVASYREASEGKFYDHDSDTTVLDITGSDSALAQADKERLAEDLRLIYVALTRAVYGCFIGMAPLRKGRSTKEPTGVHLSAMGYLIQNGQEQGIAELHQALSAIEGKNPSVLLSETPTAHEQVFVQTEQVSDDLQANELKASIDRAWRITSYSGLVKQGSHGASHDATIEVSGFDIDSADEHDESELIEPERSIFTFPRGARPGTFLHTLFEDVEFTEPATSEHNTQVITHLLESEQYELEWLPVLQQLVDTVLNTALDGKNLKLSEKDSTQRLVEMEFLLPIEVLAASELNQTIQYHDPLSAKAGDLGFQTVQGMLKGFIDLVFEHQGKYYVLDWKSNHLGDDVAVYHGEALKSAMADHRYDLQYQIYALALHRFLRSRVADYSYEQHFGGVYYLFLRGMDGQSQQGVFSAKPTLALLDEMDQLIDGKVIDRRSAQLNDNETGQMGLL
- a CDS encoding iron-sulfur cluster assembly scaffold protein, which produces MHYSSEIQSMCPIQRGDLHTSAPIPVEGAMVSPKDVIAISGLSHGVGTCAPQQGAAKLTLNVKNGIIEEALIETIGCSGMTQSAAMAAEILTGRTILEALNTDLVCDAINVAMREIFLQFVYGRTQSAFSEGGLEIGAALEDLGQTQRSQVGTSYSTAAKGVRYLELAEGYVTKLALDDHSEVIGYEYLNLGKMMKAINQGVSANEAADLATGTYGRFDEAVTTINPRQQ
- a CDS encoding TDT family transporter gives rise to the protein MIQRIKYRLTGAPTPMAGLALAIASLGWCWDGVLVAQGILHTPGLVQWISAGIAAVLLLVLAVKFLIHGHLLREDLAHPVVGSVVPTFAMGCMVVSASLAPISQFLQEAVWLASVALHVVFLVSFLYHRAKNFEIHHMVPSWFVPPIGIIVADVSFSGNPILEPVAHATLVFGLLVYAIMLPLMIYRLIFSHEVPDAAKPTIAIMAAPASLSLAGYLTVTANPSPVIIGLLFGIAVLMTFIIYIAFFKLLRLPFSPGYAAFTFPIVIGATALFKLAAWMQTVGVETHYVDQVFNLAYLELIVATFVVGYVAIRYYMNYKPHRVLSAVGSRL
- the recC gene encoding exodeoxyribonuclease V subunit gamma, with the protein product MFTVYHSNKVDTLKILLVHLIKSDPLANPFEKEQILVQSPGMSQWLKMELAKEFGVAANIDFPLPATFIWDMFTQVLPDVPKRSAFNKEAMTWKLMSLLPAKLDHPDFLPLQRYLENDEDDSKLYQLAEKIADIFDGYLVYRPEWMAMWEAGEPVAELIDDEGQQEHPWQPILWKTLYEQTLSQGQSKYHRGNLYHDFIEALANQQGQLQHLPKRLFVFGISSLPPRYMDALKALGEQIDVHLMFTNPCQHYWGDIRDRKYLARVEAQRRKQFALVDGLPQLEGEVSPLKDGIEANVEDELHTSQAVGNSLLASMGKLGRDNLFLLSQSDSEEHEFFIDVERDNLLHQLQADILQLEEHQDDHILDSSNHKQVVELGDRSLTVHACHSPMREVEVLHDQLLAMFDADPTLKPRDIIVMVSDINAYSPAIQAVFGNAPGERYIPYSISDRTADQESPILTAFMQLVALPNTRCLASELLELLEIPAMMARFGIDEFQFEQAKQWVEEAGIRWGVDASTATEFDLPATEQNTWLFGIQRMLLGYAMSDSAGLFETEHSPIAAYNEVQGINAELAGKLAHFIDRIAHYRQRLTETQSIDMWRETLLQMIDDFFAVELEGEVVLKSIRDALSQLNEQLDDALYEQELSPSIIYQYLNNKLSGARISQRFLAGQVNFCTLMPMRSIPFKTVCLLGMNDGVYPRSMPPEGFDLMKGRTRPGDRSRRDDDRYLFLEAMLSAQECLYISYVGRSIQDNTERVPSVLVSELIEYCQQNYCLSDDQALPSDDSGINLTQAISFEHTMTPFSPAAFSQGDASHVLSYAKEWLPAANRSGERSGEFNRALDDYLLGASYPLELDLVELQRFWRLPVQYFFNRRLKVVFEPPLPVMEDDEPFVLNGLESFQLKDALLQVLLDHPEGADEAVRLFVSEQKAQGRLPVGAFGDIEFETNRVQAEDLAKEIRFVSGSPQQDLEVNIEFDVLGEGKPVRLMGWLTQNYQSGLVRFRSGKIRSQDYLAAWIDHLCCAVMGRGKTTHIIGYDRKEGVVHQTLQPIGDAQQAKSLLAELVRLFYQGMTAPLPYFPKTALAGVEAGFSRGKWVDDEEKSLKKMADTFNDSFAFTGEGRDTYISRIWSKWDDELAAESRMYSTLVLQAARLAAADLEDQE
- a CDS encoding YebG family protein — translated: MAVIVKYVVERNGEEKMTFTSKAEADAYDKMLDMADELFELLSKSDLVEDEGKQEELAMYLAKNKEEVLYALGAKRKPAPKKEKKLEAVEDAEEDAA
- a CDS encoding LysR family transcriptional regulator, yielding MANISIKQLKVFVTITQHSTLTAASEALFLSKAAVSMALGEMEKQLGHSLFDRVNNRLILNQEGQKLLPLADEILHRAAGIGVLFRDDQPLSGNLKVGASDTIGNQVAPFILSGFRELTQHQDQSLFISNSALICQKLVDYELDIALIEGKTLHPELISSQFSSDEMCIIVSNQHPLNSKEKVILSDLEDSHWILRESGSGTREFFLRAVAPRIEHWYESFELNTTEAIINSVSANLGFACLSRLAAQRAIDSGRVKALDVPLDMKRRFWMLVHKDKYQSPLLKSFMSYCEDWATHQD